The DNA sequence TACTGCGAGGCCAAACGAAGCAAAGGCCACATTGAGATCCTTTGGAATCAAGCAGTCAACCAATGACTTGGAATCACGTCCAACTTCCACGAGCCCATCCCCATCCACGAGAGCTAACGGTGCAACATTAACCACATCTCCTCCAATGTGAGCCGCAATTTAAGTCAACCGGATCGGGGAATGGATTTTGACTTTTTCTAGAAAGGAGCACGACGATTCCTTGGAAAGGAAAAAGAGgcgaggagaaagaaagaagcacAATGAACTCACTCACTTGCGGAATGAGCAATGTTGATCCAATGCATTGGCCTTTGTATCCTTCAATATTAACTGGTATTGTGTAgatatatttgattaaaatactaAGTAAGATCAAGAGGGACAAACACAAGATTTGAATTCATGACTTACTTTTGATTgagtcaaaagaaaagaaaaagattctgtatctcaatatacaagaaaaataatttaaaaaaggaaaaggacttaatatatttatatgcaatggtatctttttttttttatatgttgaattttctagagaaaaaaataaaattcaaacatAACCAAAAGATAAGGAAAAATCTTGATGGGGTCTTCATCCTCAATTACCatccaaaataaaatttaatttttttgatattattgttattttgGATCAATCAAAATTCGACACACGATGTCGAATCATCCTAACAATAGAAGCATGGTTGGTTGGGAGCTGAATCCATGTTTATGAGGTGTTAGAGTTTGAATTAACTTAGTGACAATGTGGAGCACACCCCCAttcctcttctatttatacagattaggagagaagattttcctcaacagaatagagatttcctcatataattaagaaaatcttatctgctatgaaTGAGTACCACAATTAATTTGCTTTTGGAGTTTGGAGAGATCCAAGATTAGTTGGGTTTTGTTATAATACAGATTCTAGAGAATCATTGACTTGTACTTATATTTAACACAGATCCAAATGGGATTATAGATGTTTCAGAATGCAAATTAGATGTGTTGGCAAGCGTTATGGGATTCAAACAATCTTGATTGGTGGTTTGAATCTTGACACCTTCACTACAGGATTTCTCATATGTACAAGAAAGATAAAGGCTTTGGCTCTGAATAATTAAGAACACATGAGGCCAAGCACTGAAGAGAGGGAAGAACTAAGCAACCATAAGTGGTTGATGAACTACTACTTCTTGCTAGACTGTACATCAATTACCATGGAAGGAGATCAGGAAGACAAGGTGGTGTCCACTACTCGAGTGTTAGTGAGTTGTTGAGTGGTGTGGCAAAATTGCACTAGAGTTGTTGGTATGGATGAAATGTGTATTAGGTAAATATGCATGACATGACAGTGCACTTAAGCAAGTCCAAAGGAGCATCTGAGACTtatgattggaaatgatgtgCTGGCACTACTGTAGCAGCAGAAGAAAACCTTGTGACTGATTAAAAGCTTCTGCTAATGGCCTTAATGTTGGATACAGCCTTGCTTCCTTCATTTATGTCTTGCTTGTCATTATCCAAGCTATAATGCAGGGCATAAAATGCAGTAAGGGAGTTACCACACTGCACAGAAAGTTCATTTCTGTCCTGTTGCGTAGTATGGTAGCTCTATCATATTTCCATTCCAGGGGAAGAAATAGGACAGATACATCAACTCATCAGTTTTGGTTTCCTGGATTGATACTTTTTTTTCTGATGACACATATTCTGTATTTTGAGTTCATTTCTCAAGACTTTTTGTAGTCACCACTGATCCTCAAATGCATTTTTCTTCAAGTTATAAGATGAAAGGCATATACTGAGCTCCTCACAACTCTCAGCAACTTTTTTTCTTTGGATTCTTCTGACCTTCCTATCTTCCACCACAAATATATGAAATCACTAGAAACTATTTCTTCCAAACAATTTGGCTTTTGGCACAAAAAAATTCACACCGATGGCAACCACAACACATCATCTTGGTCTATGGACAGGTCTCAGGATGAAATCCAAAGAAAGATCTTGTCACCAATACGATACCATGTGGGCTTTGGGTACAATGTACTCTAAACGCGTTCCATCGCTGAGGAGGTAgcagatgacgacgacgacgacggcgactCGGTTACCACCGCCTCCTTCTCCTTTGTTCCTTCCTTTATGGGTTCGGACTTCCCCCCTCCTCCAAGAGCAAGGTCAAGGGGAGCTTCGACGGACGGGTAGACCCTCTTACTCGACCCCTCCACGGCCGTCCCATCCGCTCGCCGCCTCACCGAGAACGTCCGCAGCAGGAATCCCCACCGCCCGCTCCACCCCCGTCGGTACCCCCTGCTCCCGCTTGCCACCCCGCGGACCCGTGGCTCCGCCACACTCGCCGCCCGCCGGAGCCCTGCTGCCGAGAAGATCTCCCTTCTTATGTCCTCCGGAAGCCGCAGCGTGTACCGGTCTACCTCCTCCCCCTCGTGCCCCGTGGAGTGCCACCTCCGGTACCCCACCGACGGCCGCCCCGCTTCCAGATCTCCTTCCTCCATCGCTCCGGACTCCTCCGCAGGCGTGGACTCGCAGGCGGCGGCGATGGAGTCGGCGGCCGCCGGCTCGGCGAGGTTGGCACGGCAAACAGGGCAGGTGACGTGGGTGTCGAGCCAGATATCGATGCAGTCGACGTGGAACACGTGAGAGCACCTGGGGAGCAACCGGAGGGTGTCTTCGTCGGCGAACTCGGAAAGGCACACAGCGCACTCCAGCGTATCGTCCCCTTTTTTGTGCTCCTTCGCCTCGGAATACGCCATGGTAGGGAACGAAGCGAGCACCTCCGGGTCGATTCCCCGCCGCACGGTGCGACGGGAGACCGCGCCGGACTCCACAACCCCGGAGGGTCGAGTCCCGCTGGAACTGCCGGAGCTGCACTGCCGCAGGTAGACGGAGAAGAATCCAAGGAAGAAGAAGCCACAGATGAAGGCGATGATGAGGGCGGCGATAGTGGGGTTGATCTTGACGTTGTAGCCGCTGTAGGGGCTGTCGCCGAAGGGCGTTTGAGAGGCCTGAGCGTCGACACAGCGGGGAGTGACGAGAACCAGAGTGAGCACTAAGAGCGGAAGCGACGCCGTCCCATGGGCGAGTGCTGGGGTCGGGCGGTGGTTTGCCGTCGCCATAGTTGGAATCAGGGAGGTGTTCGATCGGTGGCACCGATGGGGAGCGGCAATAATTATAAGATGCCGGTTTGCCGTGGGCGTGAAGTTAGAGGGAGGGAAGTCAATGGTTGAACTTTGACTTTTAATGTAGATCGGCGAACGTATGCGCGCGGTCGTGATGAAAGCCCCACCTCTCACCGTGGACGCGAGTCAGCTATCAAACCAAGGCCCGAGTACAGGAAACACTTCCACCACCTTGCCTTCTATTTGGATTGCTTTGCTTGTTGCGGTGGGTTTTGCTGAACCCTGTTTGGACCGAGGTAACAGAGCGTTTTTGTCTTCGCATGCGGGGGCGGAGACGCAGAGGGAAGAGTCCTGTCGAGTGTGCCAACAAAACAGAGTATGTTTAACGCCACAGCGATCGAAAGATTTGACGGTGACTCGCAGACCGCGCCTTTGCCGCGCAACTCCAACCTTCGCATTGATCAAGGAGAAAAATACGAGCCCAAAAATAGCGTTCCTTGCGATATGTACTCATTGACGAGCTTGACACACATTAAAGCATACGTTCCCCTTCTTTATTGCtctttcgagagagagagagagagagagagaggtttcatTTAATGCATAAGACAGAAGCTTATTTCCTTTATTGCTCTGTTTTAGCTTTCAGAAACTGCTGACATCCTCTGTAGTGTGTGAGAAGCCACAATGTTTTACTCTGTAATTGCAGACCACTTCTGTTGTCTTCCACTATAATTAACATAGCCAGATTGGAAAAGAAGGAGCTTTGTCCTTTACCATGGGCGAGCACCAGTTTCCGAGAAAGATGTTGAAGGCCTGCACTTGCCTTAATAATGGCTGGAGCATCAAATGTCAGTGCTCAAGATTATGATACAGTTGAGACAGAGTGGTTCCCTGTTAATTTCTTCTGGATCAAAGAAGAGTGGCCACATTAATTTATGCTGCAAAATGTCTGCTCAAATCTGCAACGCAAAAGAGCAGAAATGCTCGATCTGACTTCGTGATTGAATACTGCTTTCTTGTCAGGCAAAAATTTCTAACTATATGTTGACAGGATCATTATAAAACCAGTTTAGAGCTCATCTATGAAGGAGATTGTACACCTACTTGTTCTATACAAAACCAGTTTGGAATTTTCTACCTTTGTTGTCAGATTACAGACactaaataatgataataatgtgCACATGGTGGGACTGTGTAGATCAAGTCCCATCGATTACATGCATCATGAGCCAGTGGAGCCATTTCTACTGTCAACTATGATAGATGTATCATTGTGAGAAGGAAGGCTAATAAGAGTTCAGAAACACATCTCCAACTTCCTTCCCTGAATACTTCTGCTGCTGCCTGGAACAAGAAATGGAGCTTAGCAGTCACCTGCCTTTCCTAAGAAGATAAGATATACTAAAACAATCTCGAGACACTCTGCAATTTATTGCTTCAAGGGAAAATTTCCTGCAAGAAAAGCCCAAAAAAAGCCACCTGTATCTATCCATCTCTCTATCATTCCACCAGCCTTGTTCCTTGCAAGACTCCAATGACCAATCCATACTCCTCTCCAGAAGTTTTTGGCGTCTTCATCCATCTCACCGTTGCCATCACGCTAAATGCCTTGAAAGTGGTGTAATGTGGCGAAGTCGGAGCATAGCCTGTTGGTGTCACCAAGCACGCGATGCATCATATGAACTGCTCTAGAACACCCATAAAAAGCATCAGCAAGAGTCTCCTCTCTCCTCATCGAAGAGGTCCTCCTGTGTGCGGCTCATCCAACATGTCCATGATCAGATCATTGGCTTCCTTCTACCGTCGTAAGGTTTATCTCCTTGGTCAGCATGGACCTCGTTCTCACGGCATCATCGTGCGGCATACCCAAGGCCTGGCTACGCTGAATCGAGAGAGACGTAATCATTGCACAAAGATGTATGTACACAGTGAATCGAGCACTGACGCTAATGTCAGACAACCATCTTCGCACAGGCCTCCACCTCGATCGCCCCTCTCGACTTGGTATCTATCATCATCTCCTCTTTACATGCCCACCATGATGCAAAAACCCTCCATGGACTTTAAGCCTCTTTCAACCATTGCAATGTCGCAGGGCAAGATGGGTTCTCGGGTCTATGCTAACTCTGATACTACCATTCTGGGAAAAGAAATGGAGGACCTTATTGAGAATAGAAGGTACAGGAATCCTATCTCTGATCGCATTCGGAACAATCGTCAGGCCGTGAAACGTGGTCTTAACCTATTTCATTTTATTAGGTGAGGTGGAGATGGTCACAGACGCAGTGGAAGAAGTGTTCGAGGTGGTGGAGAAGGTGGCAACTGTTGTGGAGAAGGTCTCATCGGAGGTGGCAGAGAGGCTTCCTGAGGAGGGGAAGCTAAAAGATGCAGTGTTATCAGTCGAGCATGTATCGCGAGAAGCTGCAGAAGATGCTCACCTTGCAAAGGACATCATTCATAAGGTGACTTCGCCCACACACCAATTACTTTCTCCTCCTTTTACTGAATCAGAAAAGACATGGAAGAAGATGAAGTTGACATGCATGTTGAGCCGCCTCCTTCCTAGTCACTTCATGAGATCTATCTGTTTAGGTTTGCTATGTCCATTTATGCTTGCTTCACGCACAAGTACAAGCAATTGGACTAAGCAGTTGAGGAGTGTGACCTTTTCCTTTCTGCCATTTAAATGTTCTAAAAGCAATCTCCAGTTTGACAATGTTCATTCATGGCAATGTGCAGTTGGATGAAGTGAAACAGGAGGTGGAGTTGATCTTGGAGTCCGTCGTCGACGCAGGGAAGAAGGTAGATGGAAAGAAATAGATGTGAGGTAGAGGAATAATGCAAGAACGAAAAGGTGGCTCTTATGGAGGAAAttgaatattaaatatttaatattttatggaGGAAATTGAAATTGTCTAATTGGAATCCATCAGCATTTTAAAATTGAATGTCTATATTGGATCACTTATTCAATATTTTTTCCAAATTATAATATGATCGTCAACTTAGCTTCATTTTTCGgctataaaatcaaaataatttacaTATATTATAATTACTATTATTCATCGatgtttttcccctttttttgctCGTGTACGCGTGCAATCGTCCACATGTACGCATCGGTTTCATCCACACGCATTGCAAACAATTCCTAGCAATCTGCACCACAGCTGGATCTTTACCACACATGACCAATAACAAAGTCCACTCCTACTATTCGACTCGCGGATCGAATTCGAATCATAGCACATGCAGACAATGGTATAATGGTAAAACTCACGAAAGTATGAATCATAGCACATGCAGACAATGGCATAATGGTAAAACTTATGAAAGAATGAATCACTGGCTCATGTCCAACCGTACAGCAAATGTCAATGATAAGGACCGCTCCACTCCAAGgacaaataatgataataataataatattaatatagagACAATAAATAGAGTTCAGTGGGGACGTCGCGAGGGGGAACCGCCACGGATCTACAGCGCGAGGGCCACCGCAGCTGCGGCGGCCACAATAGCGGTCCAGCTGACGGGAAGGGCGAAGGCGCCACTATCCCCTGCTGGCGTGGTGGGAGCAGTCGCAGGGGGGGTTGACACCGACGCCGGTGTGGACGCGGGCGACTCGGAGGGGCTCGCGGAGGTCGGCGGGCCGGGAGGGGATGCGGCAGGGGTCTTCGCTGAGGGAGCGGGTGACGGCGGAGTGGAGACGGGGGAGGTGGCCGGGGGTTTGACGGGGGCGGCGGCGGGGGGCTTCACGGGGGCCGTGGCGGGAGGCTTCGATGGGGCGGCGGCGGGGGGCGTCAAAGGAGCCGGAGCAGGGGGCTTCGATGGGGCGGCGGCCGGCCCCTGGGCGAAGGAAACCACGGCGAGCGACATCAGGGCGAGCGCGAGCACGGAGAAGCGGATGGAAGCGACCGCCATTTCGAGATCAGGGAAGAGGCGAGAGACAGATCGAGATCAAGGGAGGTCGGGATGAGGGTTTCCACTGTGACGAGAGAAGTGGTGGTGCGAGGGGTATATAAAGAGGAAAGGAAGCTTCGATATAATTATATTTCCTTTTATTTTAATTCCTTACCTTAAGACGGTGATGACGGTGGCGGTTTGGTGGGGGAGTCTGTTTCGAGCTGTTCAAGGAGGGGAGACCGTTTCGCTTCTGGTGGCCATCTGATGAATAGCGGACGGCGACCGATCGGGTCCGCGCGTCCAACTCTACCGGATTCCGTCAAGCATCGGTTTCCGCGTTTCTTTTGGTGGACGAAGTCAGTCATTCACCCACCCGCCTGTCGCCGTGCCTAATACGCGGAGATCCATCGCGATGGAACGGTCGAACGTTGCCAGAGAATGTGAACGTTGGGGGAACACGAAGAAGCTGCGAGGAAGTCCAACTAGCCGTTTGAAGTAATCGAAAAAAGAAAGCAAATGATCGATCATTCGTACCACAACGACGTTACCCTACAAATTACCTGGCTTCTGATTGGAGGCGGAGCTGAAGGGATCCACTTGCGGGCCCGGGTGAAGGAGGTAGTGAGTTTAAGTTAAATCATCAAACGGGCGACAGATGGCATGCAGGTTTAATTTACAGATCGGTAACATG is a window from the Musa acuminata AAA Group cultivar baxijiao chromosome BXJ2-1, Cavendish_Baxijiao_AAA, whole genome shotgun sequence genome containing:
- the LOC103991612 gene encoding lysine-rich arabinogalactan protein 19-like → MAVASIRFSVLALALMSLAVVSFAQGPAAAPSKPPAPAPLTPPAAAPSKPPATAPVKPPAAAPVKPPATSPVSTPPSPAPSAKTPAASPPGPPTSASPSESPASTPASVSTPPATAPTTPAGDSGAFALPVSWTAIVAAAAAVALAL
- the LOC103991632 gene encoding E3 ubiquitin-protein ligase ATL31-like; its protein translation is MATANHRPTPALAHGTASLPLLVLTLVLVTPRCVDAQASQTPFGDSPYSGYNVKINPTIAALIIAFICGFFFLGFFSVYLRQCSSGSSSGTRPSGVVESGAVSRRTVRRGIDPEVLASFPTMAYSEAKEHKKGDDTLECAVCLSEFADEDTLRLLPRCSHVFHVDCIDIWLDTHVTCPVCRANLAEPAAADSIAAACESTPAEESGAMEEGDLEAGRPSVGYRRWHSTGHEGEEVDRYTLRLPEDIRREIFSAAGLRRAASVAEPRVRGVASGSRGYRRGWSGRWGFLLRTFSVRRRADGTAVEGSSKRVYPSVEAPLDLALGGGGKSEPIKEGTKEKEAVVTESPSSSSSSATSSAMERV
- the LOC135598067 gene encoding uncharacterized protein LOC135598067: MHHMNCSRTPIKSISKSLLSPHRRGPPVCGSSNMSMIRSLASFYRRKVYLLGQHGPRSHGIIVRHTQGLATLNRERRNHCTKMYVHSESSTDANVRQPSSHRPPPRSPLSTWARWVLGSMLTLILPFWEKKWRTLLRIEGEVEMVTDAVEEVFEVVEKVATVVEKVSSEVAERLPEEGKLKDAVLSVEHVSREAAEDAHLAKDIIHKLDEVKQEVELILESVVDAGKKVDGKK